One Pseudomonas tolaasii NCPPB 2192 genomic window carries:
- the pqqF gene encoding pyrroloquinoline quinone biosynthesis protein PqqF — translation MPATAHPQHLHLTLANGLRVSLRHAPRLRRCAAILRVQAGSHDVPLAWPGLAHFLEHLLFLGTERFPTGEGLMAYVQRHGGQVNASTRERATDYFFELPVASFTGGLERLGDMLAHPRLAIDDQLREREVLHAEFVAWSQDAAAQQQVALLEGLAADHPLRGFHAGNRDSLPVERETFQQALREFHTHFYQSGQMTLSLAGPHSLAELEALAQSFSEQLTSGPLHPQTFPPALMPDPMRSYQHTADEHLHHVIACNAPREALDFLCTWLNASAPGGLLAELKAQGLATALQASVLYHFAGQAVLDVNFTLGSQDDTATRIEALLHDWLSFFAHSDWTSLREEFALLSARQQQTQGALALARNDREDLSEQAIASFKTMLDSLGLPAPRHTWQLPPNNPFLRPPVKEERAGLIRGQTSAHRGLRTFAQDRSRGRRETAALTFSQALPQDSDEGALYLHWRFESAVPAGLENTLQPLRENARQAGLDISLETIGHDWRVTLVGLHELMPAVLEALAHQLSQPLEAPPATTPLMAIRELLKALPACSVAAGSAVREVSWTTARWQGMGFALPRACEAAVKTAAARLPGQPAIIEHAFAAIGGQNLWHEVNTESSEAAVLLFCPAPTQSLADEAAWRLLGHLLQGPFYQRLRVELQIGYAVFSGIRQIQGQTGLLFGVQSPSVSVEGIVDHLQTFLKQLPALIENSTELGNDSLAQQFAALPLAQAADLLWHAHLAGHSSGYLDQLQQLIQTRTREDLLLAAAQLNNATGGWRCVANGPRISDFWKTAG, via the coding sequence ATGCCTGCGACGGCCCACCCCCAACACCTTCACCTGACCCTGGCCAATGGCCTGCGGGTTTCCTTGCGCCATGCACCACGCTTGAGGCGTTGTGCCGCGATTTTACGGGTGCAGGCCGGCAGCCATGACGTGCCATTGGCGTGGCCGGGGTTGGCGCACTTCCTGGAACATCTGCTGTTTCTGGGCACTGAGCGTTTTCCCACAGGCGAAGGCTTGATGGCCTACGTGCAGCGTCACGGTGGGCAGGTCAATGCCAGCACCCGCGAGCGCGCTACGGACTATTTCTTTGAGTTGCCGGTGGCGAGTTTTACAGGTGGGCTGGAGCGTTTGGGCGACATGCTGGCCCATCCGCGCCTGGCGATCGATGACCAGTTGCGCGAGCGCGAGGTGCTGCATGCGGAGTTTGTCGCCTGGTCCCAGGATGCCGCGGCGCAGCAGCAGGTTGCACTGCTGGAAGGCTTGGCGGCGGATCATCCGTTGCGCGGCTTTCATGCGGGCAACCGAGACAGCCTGCCGGTTGAGCGTGAGACATTTCAACAAGCATTGCGGGAATTCCATACCCACTTCTATCAGAGCGGGCAAATGACCTTGAGCCTCGCCGGTCCGCATTCCCTGGCCGAACTGGAAGCACTGGCGCAGAGCTTCAGCGAGCAACTGACATCGGGACCGCTGCACCCTCAAACGTTTCCACCCGCCTTGATGCCCGACCCTATGCGCAGCTATCAGCACACTGCAGATGAACATTTGCATCATGTCATCGCCTGCAACGCACCACGCGAAGCCTTGGACTTTCTCTGCACCTGGCTCAACGCCTCGGCGCCCGGTGGTTTACTGGCCGAGCTGAAAGCCCAAGGGCTGGCTACCGCTCTGCAGGCGTCGGTGCTTTATCACTTCGCCGGACAAGCCGTGCTGGACGTCAATTTCACTCTCGGCTCTCAAGATGATACGGCGACACGCATTGAGGCACTTCTGCACGACTGGCTGAGCTTTTTCGCACACAGCGACTGGACTTCTCTGCGCGAAGAATTCGCGCTGCTATCCGCTCGCCAACAGCAAACCCAAGGCGCGCTGGCGTTGGCGCGAAATGACCGCGAAGATCTGTCTGAACAAGCTATCGCCAGCTTCAAGACCATGCTCGATTCATTGGGCTTGCCTGCGCCCCGACACACTTGGCAGCTCCCGCCGAACAACCCGTTCCTGCGTCCACCGGTAAAAGAAGAACGCGCCGGCCTGATTCGCGGCCAAACCAGTGCGCACCGGGGCTTGCGCACCTTTGCGCAGGATCGTTCACGGGGGCGGCGGGAGACAGCGGCACTGACCTTCAGCCAGGCGTTGCCCCAGGACAGCGACGAAGGTGCGTTGTATCTGCACTGGCGCTTCGAGTCCGCCGTGCCCGCCGGGCTGGAAAACACCTTGCAGCCGTTGCGCGAAAATGCGCGGCAGGCAGGGCTCGACATCTCATTGGAAACCATCGGCCATGATTGGCGGGTGACACTGGTCGGTCTTCACGAACTGATGCCCGCCGTGCTGGAAGCCCTGGCCCATCAACTGAGCCAGCCACTGGAAGCGCCACCGGCCACGACGCCGCTGATGGCTATTCGCGAACTGCTCAAGGCGCTGCCTGCTTGCTCGGTCGCAGCGGGCTCAGCAGTGCGTGAGGTGTCGTGGACGACCGCGCGCTGGCAAGGGATGGGGTTCGCTCTGCCTCGGGCATGTGAAGCGGCAGTCAAAACAGCCGCGGCGCGCCTGCCCGGGCAACCCGCAATCATCGAACACGCATTTGCGGCCATCGGCGGCCAGAACCTGTGGCACGAGGTGAACACCGAATCCAGTGAGGCGGCGGTGCTACTGTTCTGCCCGGCACCCACACAGTCCTTGGCCGACGAAGCGGCATGGCGCCTGCTCGGGCATCTGCTCCAGGGTCCGTTCTACCAGCGCCTGCGTGTTGAGCTGCAAATCGGCTACGCCGTTTTCAGTGGCATCCGACAGATCCAGGGCCAAACCGGGCTGCTGTTTGGCGTGCAATCCCCCAGCGTTTCCGTGGAAGGGATCGTTGATCATCTGCAGACCTTCCTGAAGCAACTGCCTGCGTTGATCGAAAACAGCACTGAATTGGGCAACGATTCACTGGCGCAGCAATTCGCCGCGCTGCCACTCGCGCAAGCCGCCGATCTGCTTTGGCACGCGCACCTTGCCGGCCATTCGTCGGGTTATCTGGATCAGCTTCAGCAGTTGATCCAAACCCGTACGCGTGAAGATTTATTGCTCGCCGCCGCCCAGCTCAACAACGCCACAGGCGGCTGGCGCTGCGTGGCGAACGGCCCGCGCATCTCGGACTTCTGGAAAACCGCAGGTTGA
- a CDS encoding Lrp/AsnC family transcriptional regulator gives MPTLDEIDRQLIAALQINARESVAMLARQLGIARTTVTSRLARLEKTGVITGYGVRLGQRVVDGGLQAYVGITVQPRSGKDVLRKLSAMAQVQQLCAVSGEFDYVAWLRTDSPEQLDQLLDQIGSVDGVEKTTTSIILSNKLDRGQPI, from the coding sequence TTGCCCACCCTCGATGAAATCGACCGCCAACTGATCGCCGCCCTGCAGATCAACGCACGTGAAAGCGTGGCCATGCTGGCCCGGCAGTTGGGTATTGCGCGTACCACGGTTACTTCGCGGCTGGCGCGCCTGGAAAAAACCGGCGTGATCACCGGTTACGGCGTGCGCCTTGGCCAACGGGTTGTCGATGGTGGTTTGCAGGCCTATGTGGGCATTACCGTGCAACCACGTTCGGGCAAGGACGTGTTGCGCAAGCTCAGCGCCATGGCGCAAGTCCAGCAGCTGTGCGCGGTGAGCGGCGAGTTCGATTACGTGGCATGGCTGCGCACCGATTCGCCGGAACAGCTTGACCAACTGCTGGACCAGATCGGCAGCGTCGACGGTGTGGAGAAAACCACCACCTCGATCATCCTCAGTAACAAATTGGATCGAGGCCAGCCAATCTGA
- the pqqB gene encoding pyrroloquinoline quinone biosynthesis protein PqqB produces MFVQILGSAAGGGFPQWNCNCVNCAGFRDGSLRAQARTQSSIAISDDGVNWVLCNASPDIRAQLQGFAPMQPGRALRDTGISAIILMDSQIDHTTGLLSLREGCPHQVWCTDMVHEDLSTGFPLFTMLTHWNGGLAWNRIELDTSFTIPACPNLRFTPLPLRSAAPPYSPHRFDPHPGDNIGLIVEDLRTGGKLFYAPGLGKVDAPLLEIMAGSDCLLVDGTMWDDDEMQRRGVGTRTGREMGHLAQNGPGGMLEVLEQLPEQRKVLIHINNTNPILDEDSPERAELVRRNVEVAYDGMSIEL; encoded by the coding sequence ATGTTTGTCCAGATTCTAGGTTCCGCCGCCGGCGGTGGCTTCCCGCAGTGGAACTGCAACTGCGTGAACTGCGCAGGTTTTCGCGACGGCAGCCTGCGGGCGCAGGCGCGCACTCAGTCGTCCATTGCTATTTCCGACGACGGTGTGAACTGGGTGCTGTGCAATGCCTCGCCAGACATCCGCGCGCAACTGCAAGGCTTCGCGCCGATGCAACCCGGCCGCGCCCTGCGGGATACCGGCATCAGCGCGATCATCCTGATGGACAGCCAGATCGACCACACCACCGGTCTCTTGAGCCTGCGCGAAGGCTGCCCGCATCAGGTGTGGTGCACCGACATGGTCCATGAAGACCTGAGCACCGGCTTCCCGCTGTTCACCATGCTGACCCACTGGAACGGCGGCCTGGCGTGGAACCGCATCGAGCTGGATACGAGCTTCACCATCCCGGCCTGCCCCAACCTGCGTTTCACCCCGCTGCCACTGCGCAGCGCCGCACCGCCCTATTCGCCGCACCGCTTCGACCCGCACCCCGGCGACAACATCGGCCTGATCGTCGAAGACCTGCGCACCGGCGGCAAACTGTTCTACGCCCCGGGCCTGGGCAAGGTCGACGCGCCGCTGCTGGAAATCATGGCCGGCAGCGACTGCCTGCTGGTGGACGGCACGATGTGGGATGACGACGAAATGCAGCGCCGTGGCGTCGGTACCCGCACCGGCCGCGAGATGGGCCACCTGGCGCAGAATGGCCCCGGCGGCATGCTGGAAGTGCTGGAGCAACTGCCCGAACAGCGCAAGGTGCTTATCCACATCAACAACACCAACCCGATCCTCGATGAAGATTCCCCCGAGCGCGCGGAACTGGTGCGGCGCAATGTCGAAGTGGCTTACGACGGCATGAGCATCGAATTGTAG
- a CDS encoding flavin monoamine oxidase family protein, producing the protein MSKTNRHPADGKKPITIFGPDFPFAFDDWIEHPAGLGSIPAANHGAEVAIVGAGIAGLVAAYELMKLGLKPVVYEASKMGGRLRSQAFEGAEGIIAELGGMRFPVSSTAFYHYVDKLGLETKPFPNPLTPASGSTVIDLEGQTHYAQKLSDLPVLFQEVADAWADALEAGSQFGDIQQAIRDRDVPRLKELWNKLVPLWDDRTFYDFVATSKAFAKLSFLHREVFGQVGFGTGGWDSDFPNSMLEIFRVVMTNCDDHQHLVVGGVAQVPMGIWRHVPERCAHWPAGTSLSSLHRGAPRAGVKRIAHAPGGRFAVTDNYGDTREYTAVLTTCQSWLLTTQIECDETLFSQKMWMALDRTRYMQSSKTFVMVDRPFWKDKDPETGRDLMSMTLTDRLTRGTYLFDNGDDKPGVICLSYSWMSDALKMLPQPIDKRVKLALDALKKIYPKVDIKARIIGDPITVSWEADPHFLGAFKGALPGHYRYNQRMYAHFMQKDMPAEQRGIFIAGDDVSWTPAWVEGAVQTSLNAVWGIMNHFGGSTHPENPGPGDVFDEIGPIALAD; encoded by the coding sequence ATCAGCAAGACCAATCGCCACCCGGCAGACGGTAAAAAACCCATCACCATTTTCGGCCCGGACTTTCCGTTTGCCTTTGATGACTGGATCGAGCACCCGGCTGGCCTGGGCAGTATTCCCGCCGCCAACCATGGCGCCGAAGTGGCGATTGTCGGCGCAGGTATCGCGGGCCTTGTCGCCGCGTATGAGCTGATGAAGCTCGGCCTCAAGCCTGTGGTGTATGAAGCCTCGAAGATGGGCGGCCGCCTGCGCTCCCAGGCGTTTGAAGGTGCCGAGGGCATCATCGCCGAGCTGGGCGGGATGCGTTTTCCGGTGTCGTCCACCGCGTTCTATCACTACGTGGACAAGCTGGGCCTTGAGACCAAACCGTTCCCCAACCCGCTGACCCCGGCTTCCGGCAGCACGGTGATCGACCTCGAAGGCCAGACTCACTACGCACAAAAACTTTCGGATTTGCCGGTATTGTTCCAGGAAGTGGCTGACGCCTGGGCCGACGCGCTTGAGGCGGGCTCGCAGTTCGGTGATATCCAGCAGGCCATCCGCGACCGCGACGTGCCGCGCCTGAAGGAGCTGTGGAACAAGCTGGTGCCGCTGTGGGATGACCGCACGTTCTACGATTTTGTTGCCACTTCCAAGGCCTTCGCCAAGCTGTCATTCCTGCACCGCGAAGTGTTCGGCCAGGTGGGTTTCGGCACCGGCGGCTGGGACTCGGACTTCCCCAATTCGATGCTGGAAATCTTCCGTGTGGTGATGACCAACTGCGACGATCACCAGCACCTGGTGGTCGGCGGCGTGGCCCAAGTGCCCATGGGCATCTGGCGCCATGTGCCGGAGCGTTGCGCCCACTGGCCGGCCGGCACCAGCCTCAGCTCGCTGCATCGCGGTGCGCCACGGGCGGGTGTGAAACGTATTGCGCACGCCCCCGGTGGCCGTTTCGCGGTAACCGACAACTACGGCGACACCCGCGAATACACCGCCGTGCTGACCACCTGCCAAAGCTGGCTGCTGACCACCCAGATCGAATGCGATGAAACCCTGTTCTCGCAAAAGATGTGGATGGCGCTGGACCGCACGCGCTACATGCAATCGTCGAAAACCTTCGTGATGGTCGACCGCCCATTCTGGAAAGACAAAGACCCGGAAACCGGCCGCGACCTGATGAGCATGACCCTCACCGACCGCCTGACCCGCGGCACCTACCTGTTCGACAACGGCGACGACAAGCCGGGCGTGATTTGCCTGTCGTACTCGTGGATGAGCGACGCGCTGAAAATGCTGCCGCAGCCTATCGACAAGCGCGTAAAGCTCGCCCTGGACGCGCTGAAAAAGATCTACCCGAAAGTTGATATCAAGGCGCGCATCATCGGCGACCCGATCACCGTGTCGTGGGAAGCCGACCCGCATTTCCTCGGTGCCTTCAAAGGCGCGTTGCCTGGCCACTATCGCTACAACCAGCGCATGTACGCGCACTTCATGCAGAAAGACATGCCTGCCGAGCAGCGCGGCATTTTCATCGCCGGTGACGACGTGTCCTGGACCCCGGCGTGGGTGGAGGGCGCGGTGCAAACTTCGCTGAACGCGGTGTGGGGCATCATGAACCACTTCGGTGGCAGCACTCACCCGGAAAACCCCGGCCCGGGCGATGTATTCGACGAAATCGGGCCGATCGCCCTGGCCGATTAA
- the pqqA gene encoding pyrroloquinoline quinone precursor peptide PqqA — translation MTWSKPAYTDLRIGFEVTMYFASR, via the coding sequence ATGACCTGGTCCAAACCTGCTTACACTGATCTGCGCATCGGCTTCGAAGTCACCATGTACTTCGCCAGCCGCTGA
- the pqqC gene encoding pyrroloquinoline-quinone synthase PqqC — protein MTDTPLTTTEFEAALRAKGAFYHIHHPYHVAMYEGRASREQIQGWVANRFYYQVNIPLKDAAILANCPDREVRREWIQRLLDHDGAPGEDGGIEAWLRLGQAVGLDPDQLRSQELVLPGVRFAVDAYVNFARRASWQEAASSSLTELFAPQIHQSRLDSWPQHYPWIDPAGYEYFRTRLGQARRDVEHGLAITLQHYTTREGQERMLEILQFKLDILWSMLDAMSMAYELKRPPYHSVTDQRVWHKGITL, from the coding sequence ATGACTGACACGCCGTTGACCACCACGGAATTTGAAGCCGCCCTGCGCGCCAAGGGCGCCTTCTACCATATTCATCACCCCTACCACGTGGCGATGTATGAGGGCCGCGCCAGCCGCGAGCAGATCCAGGGGTGGGTCGCCAACCGCTTCTACTACCAGGTGAACATTCCGCTGAAAGACGCCGCGATTCTGGCCAACTGCCCGGACCGCGAGGTCCGTCGCGAATGGATCCAGCGCCTGCTCGACCACGACGGCGCTCCCGGTGAAGACGGCGGCATCGAAGCCTGGCTGCGCCTGGGCCAGGCCGTAGGCCTGGACCCCGACCAACTGCGCTCCCAGGAACTGGTGCTGCCCGGCGTGCGTTTTGCGGTGGATGCCTACGTCAACTTCGCCCGTCGTGCCAGCTGGCAGGAAGCCGCCAGCAGCTCGCTGACCGAACTGTTCGCGCCGCAGATCCACCAGTCGCGTCTCGACAGCTGGCCGCAGCATTACCCGTGGATCGACCCGGCCGGTTATGAATATTTCCGCACCCGCCTCGGCCAGGCCCGGCGCGATGTGGAACACGGGTTGGCGATCACCCTGCAGCACTACACCACCCGTGAAGGCCAGGAGCGCATGCTGGAGATTCTCCAGTTCAAACTCGACATCCTGTGGAGCATGCTCGACGCCATGAGCATGGCCTACGAACTCAAACGCCCGCCCTATCACAGCGTGACCGACCAGCGGGTATGGCATAAGGGGATCACCCTATGA
- a CDS encoding carbon-nitrogen hydrolase family protein yields MRVALYQCPPLPLDVAGNLARLHALAHEASGADVLVLPEMFLTGYNIGAEAVGALAEAPDGPSAQVIADLAKSTGLAIVYGYPERAEDGQIYNAVQLIDAHGQRRCNYRKTHLFGDLDHSMFSAGEDDFPLVELNGWKLGFLICYDLEFPENTRRLALAGADVILVPTANMVPFDFVADVTVRARAFENQCFVAYANYCGHEGEIQYCGQSSIAAPNGQCIAQAGLDEALIVGELDRQSILDARAANHYLQDRRPELYGTLHKP; encoded by the coding sequence ATGCGCGTCGCCCTCTACCAATGCCCGCCGCTGCCGCTGGATGTAGCGGGCAACCTCGCGCGCCTGCACGCACTGGCGCACGAGGCGTCCGGCGCCGATGTGCTGGTGCTGCCGGAGATGTTTCTCACCGGCTACAACATCGGCGCGGAAGCGGTCGGCGCCCTGGCTGAAGCGCCGGACGGGCCATCGGCGCAGGTGATCGCCGACCTCGCAAAAAGCACCGGGCTGGCAATTGTGTACGGCTACCCGGAACGGGCCGAGGACGGGCAGATTTATAACGCCGTGCAGTTGATCGACGCCCACGGCCAGCGGCGGTGCAATTACCGCAAGACTCACTTGTTCGGCGACCTGGACCACTCCATGTTCAGCGCCGGGGAAGACGATTTCCCGCTGGTGGAACTCAATGGCTGGAAGCTGGGTTTCCTGATCTGCTACGACCTGGAGTTTCCGGAAAACACCCGGCGTTTAGCCTTGGCGGGCGCCGACGTGATCCTGGTGCCCACCGCGAATATGGTGCCGTTCGACTTCGTTGCCGACGTCACCGTGCGGGCGCGAGCGTTTGAAAACCAGTGTTTCGTGGCCTACGCCAACTACTGCGGGCATGAAGGCGAGATTCAGTATTGCGGGCAAAGCAGCATTGCCGCGCCAAATGGTCAGTGCATCGCCCAGGCAGGTCTGGATGAGGCGTTGATTGTTGGCGAACTGGACCGCCAATCGATCCTTGATGCCCGCGCGGCGAATCACTACCTGCAAGACCGCCGACCGGAGCTCTACGGCACGCTGCATAAACCCTGA
- a CDS encoding EAL domain-containing protein, whose protein sequence is MPRLPTVLLLSLLTWTATAGALTLTDDERGWLADHQELRLGVDASWPPFEYRDENGRYQGLAADYVRLIQDRLGVRIKLIEPANWTAVLEQAKNNQLDLLPGIMSTPERQNYLGFTRPYLDFPIVILAHEGGAKPRNLKDLYGLKIAVVENYAPHELLRTHHPDLNLVAMPNVSSTLQALATDEVDAVVGDLASSVWSLRQLKLDGLYVSGETPYRYQLAMGVPRDEKMLVGILDKVLADLSSDETDAIQQHWVGSFTDHRTIWADLLMYGLPAVLLLSTVLAIVIRINRRLSSEISRRVALEQELRSSEYHYRGLVESLSAIAWEASVTDFTYSYVSPHAEDLLGYPRAHWLIPGFWRNIIHPADLTRAEAYCYRETRANRDYSLDYRVITADGRCLWVRDIVSLIEHGHEPVLRGLMIDISEAKRTEEALQLSEQKFASVFQQCPDILVIARMSDGCLLEVNKAFEDQIGLTAGEVIGKTATELNIWGIQGVGPDLLQRVQTTSIRNLEMPFLRSNGQAFTGLISAEPFQLDTTEALVVVVRDITQLKETQQRLQTSEEKFAKAFHASPDGLLLSRQRDGLLIEVNEGFSRLTGFTSATSLDQSTLDLGIWVDLNERKHMLELMHRDGFVQDFVCHIRRADNQIRLCELSSRPLPIGDDDCMLTIARDITERQFMQEKLQQAATVFESTAEGVLITDTRQNISAVNRAFSEITGYSEAEALGQTPRLLASGLHDSAFYAAMWHQLTAHGHWQGEISNRRKNGELYPSWLTISAVRNREQLITHFVAVFADISSLKLAQARLDYQAHHDPLTGLPNRTLFESRLQAALNGQQESGKQGAVLFLDLDRFKHINDSLGHPVGDLLLKDIAVRLKEQLRDVDTVARLGGDEFIILLPGLQHANDAQHLANKLLACFTPPFQAGEHEFFISASIGTSLYPQDGTDVATLVKNADAAMYRSKAKGRNRVESYTRDLTAQANERVALEHELRRAIERDELSLYYQPKRSLATQELIGAEALIRWHHPTFGEVPPEHFIALAEENGMILQIGDWVLEQACQQMHAWKEAFEDFGPLSVNLAGAQLRHPNLLARIKQLLRDYALEPGRLQLEITENFIMSQAEEALEVLHQLKRLGVQLAIDDFGTGYSSLSYLKRLPLDFLKIDQSFVRGLPDDPHDAAIVRAIIALGHSMQFTIIAEGVENPAQQAFLAEEGCEQMQGYIVSLPLPPELFAEAFLRMRVSDFSDGIAGEPSL, encoded by the coding sequence ATGCCCAGACTGCCGACCGTGTTACTGCTGTCGCTGCTGACCTGGACCGCAACGGCTGGCGCGTTGACTCTTACTGATGATGAGCGTGGCTGGCTGGCGGACCATCAGGAGCTGCGCCTGGGGGTGGACGCTTCCTGGCCGCCCTTTGAATACCGTGATGAAAATGGCCGATATCAAGGCCTGGCCGCTGATTACGTGCGCCTGATCCAGGATCGCCTGGGTGTGCGGATCAAGCTGATCGAGCCGGCCAACTGGACCGCCGTGCTTGAGCAGGCGAAAAACAACCAGCTCGACTTGCTGCCCGGCATCATGTCCACGCCGGAACGCCAGAATTATCTGGGCTTCACACGCCCTTATCTCGACTTTCCCATCGTCATCCTCGCCCATGAGGGCGGCGCGAAACCGCGCAACCTCAAGGACCTGTACGGACTCAAGATCGCCGTGGTGGAAAACTACGCACCCCACGAATTGCTGCGCACCCACCACCCCGACCTGAACCTGGTGGCAATGCCCAATGTCAGCTCGACCCTGCAAGCCCTGGCCACCGACGAAGTGGACGCCGTAGTCGGCGACCTCGCCTCCAGCGTCTGGAGCCTGCGCCAACTTAAACTCGACGGTTTGTACGTCAGCGGCGAAACGCCCTACCGCTATCAGCTGGCGATGGGCGTGCCGCGGGATGAAAAAATGCTGGTGGGCATTCTGGACAAGGTGCTCGCCGACCTCAGCTCGGATGAAACCGACGCCATCCAGCAACACTGGGTCGGCAGCTTCACCGACCACCGCACCATCTGGGCCGACCTGCTGATGTACGGCCTGCCGGCGGTGCTGTTACTGAGCACCGTGCTGGCCATCGTAATTCGGATCAATCGTCGGCTCAGCTCGGAAATTTCTCGCCGCGTCGCCCTTGAACAAGAACTGCGCAGCAGCGAGTACCACTATCGCGGCCTCGTGGAGAGCCTGTCCGCCATCGCCTGGGAAGCCAGCGTTACGGATTTCACCTACAGCTACGTGTCACCGCACGCCGAAGACTTGCTGGGCTACCCCCGCGCCCATTGGCTGATCCCGGGCTTCTGGCGCAACATCATCCACCCTGCCGACCTGACCCGCGCCGAGGCTTATTGCTACCGGGAAACCCGCGCCAATCGCGACTACAGCCTTGATTACCGGGTGATCACCGCCGATGGCCGCTGTTTATGGGTGCGCGATATCGTCAGCCTGATCGAGCATGGCCATGAGCCGGTGCTGCGCGGCTTGATGATCGACATCAGTGAAGCCAAACGCACCGAAGAAGCCCTGCAATTGTCCGAGCAAAAATTCGCCTCGGTATTCCAGCAGTGCCCGGACATTCTGGTCATCGCACGAATGTCAGACGGCTGCCTGCTGGAGGTCAACAAGGCGTTTGAAGACCAGATCGGCCTGACCGCCGGGGAGGTCATCGGCAAAACGGCTACCGAACTGAATATCTGGGGCATTCAAGGCGTCGGCCCCGACCTGCTGCAGCGGGTGCAGACCACCAGCATTCGCAACCTGGAGATGCCGTTCCTGCGCAGCAATGGCCAAGCCTTTACCGGCCTGATTTCGGCCGAGCCGTTCCAACTCGACACCACTGAAGCCTTGGTCGTGGTGGTGCGTGATATCACCCAGCTCAAGGAAACCCAACAACGCCTGCAAACCTCCGAAGAAAAATTCGCCAAGGCGTTCCACGCATCGCCGGACGGCCTGTTGCTCAGTCGTCAGCGCGATGGACTGTTGATTGAAGTAAACGAAGGTTTCAGCCGCCTGACTGGCTTCACCAGCGCGACATCGTTGGACCAATCGACATTGGACCTGGGCATCTGGGTCGATCTCAACGAACGCAAACACATGCTGGAATTGATGCATCGCGATGGCTTCGTCCAGGATTTCGTCTGCCACATCCGACGCGCCGACAACCAGATTCGCCTGTGCGAACTGTCCAGCCGCCCGCTGCCCATTGGCGATGACGACTGCATGTTGACCATCGCCCGGGACATTACCGAGCGCCAATTCATGCAGGAAAAACTGCAACAGGCCGCCACGGTATTCGAGAGCACCGCCGAAGGCGTGCTGATCACCGACACCCGGCAGAACATCAGCGCCGTTAACCGCGCCTTCAGTGAAATCACCGGTTACAGCGAAGCCGAAGCTCTCGGCCAGACGCCGCGCCTGCTCGCCTCCGGCCTGCACGACAGCGCGTTTTACGCGGCGATGTGGCATCAGTTGACGGCGCACGGCCACTGGCAAGGCGAGATATCCAATCGTCGCAAAAACGGCGAGCTGTACCCCAGCTGGCTGACCATCAGCGCCGTGCGTAACCGCGAACAACTGATTACCCACTTTGTGGCGGTATTTGCCGACATTTCCAGCCTCAAACTGGCCCAGGCTCGTCTGGATTATCAGGCCCACCACGACCCGCTTACCGGCCTGCCCAACCGCACACTGTTCGAGAGCCGGTTGCAGGCGGCGCTCAATGGCCAGCAGGAAAGCGGCAAACAGGGCGCGGTGCTGTTTCTCGACCTGGACCGCTTCAAACATATCAACGACAGCCTCGGCCACCCCGTTGGCGACCTGTTGCTCAAAGACATCGCCGTGCGCCTCAAGGAGCAATTGCGTGACGTCGACACCGTAGCGCGCTTGGGCGGCGACGAATTCATCATCCTGCTGCCCGGCCTGCAACACGCCAACGACGCCCAGCACCTGGCCAATAAGCTGCTCGCCTGCTTCACCCCACCTTTCCAGGCCGGCGAACACGAGTTCTTTATCAGCGCCAGCATCGGCACCAGCCTTTATCCCCAGGACGGCACCGACGTCGCCACCCTGGTCAAAAACGCCGACGCCGCCATGTACCGCTCCAAAGCCAAGGGCCGCAACCGCGTCGAAAGCTACACCCGCGACCTCACCGCCCAGGCCAACGAGCGTGTGGCCCTGGAACACGAACTGCGCCGCGCCATAGAGCGTGATGAACTGAGCCTCTATTACCAGCCCAAGCGCAGCCTGGCGACTCAGGAACTGATCGGCGCCGAAGCCTTGATCCGCTGGCACCACCCAACCTTCGGCGAGGTGCCGCCCGAGCACTTCATTGCCCTGGCTGAAGAAAACGGCATGATCCTGCAGATCGGCGACTGGGTGCTGGAACAGGCCTGCCAGCAAATGCACGCCTGGAAAGAGGCCTTCGAAGACTTCGGCCCGCTGTCGGTGAACCTCGCCGGCGCGCAATTGCGCCACCCCAACCTGCTCGCACGCATCAAACAGCTACTGCGCGATTACGCACTCGAACCTGGCCGTCTGCAGCTGGAAATCACCGAAAACTTCATCATGAGCCAGGCCGAAGAAGCGCTTGAAGTGCTGCACCAGCTCAAACGCCTGGGCGTACAGCTGGCGATCGACGACTTCGGCACCGGCTATTCATCCCTCAGCTACCTCAAACGCCTGCCGCTGGACTTCCTGAAAATCGACCAGTCCTTCGTACGCGGCCTGCCCGACGACCCCCACGACGCCGCCATCGTGCGCGCCATCATCGCCCTGGGCCACAGCATGCAATTCACCATCATCGCCGAAGGCGTGGAAAACCCCGCGCAGCAAGCCTTCCTCGCCGAAGAAGGCTGCGAACAGATGCAAGGCTACATCGTCAGCCTGCCCCTGCCGCCGGAGCTTTTCGCCGAGGCTTTTCTTCGTATGAGGGTTTCAGACTTTTCGGATGGCATAGCGGGAGAACCATCGTTATAA